Proteins from one Salvelinus sp. IW2-2015 linkage group LG32, ASM291031v2, whole genome shotgun sequence genomic window:
- the LOC111956789 gene encoding transcription factor JunD-like produces MEITLYPGSVLNTRGISSLYSYNSMMKKDMSLNLDDHSSNLKPNLRDADGILNSSDLGLLKLATPDLERLIIQSNGMVTTTPTSQFLYPKSASDEQEFAEGFVKALEDLHKQNQLSEGTCVPPDRLDLIGSNAAPVGLPSDLPVYTTLNGYGNSPLGTTVNYSTDTIPFPPPPSNLMSVHQQAAAAALSRLQAFKDEPQTVPDMQYFGDSPPLSPIDMDNQERIKAERKKLRNRIAASKCRKRKLERISRLEDKVKNLKTQNTELASTASVLREQVAQLKQKVMNHVSNGCQLMPKQVQVY; encoded by the coding sequence ATGGAAATAACCCTTTACCCTGGTAGTGTGCTGAATACTCGAGGGATCTCAAGCCTCTATTCCTACAACAGCATGATGAAAAAAGACATGAGTCTAAACCTGGACGACCACAGCTCCAATCTGAAACCGAATCTCCGGGACGCAGACGGAATTCTGAACTCTTCGGACTTGGGACTCTTGAAATTGGCCACTCCGGACCTAGAACGATTGATTATCCAATCGAATGGAATGGTTACGACGACCccaacctctcagttcctctATCCGAAGTCAGCCAGCGACGAACAAGAATTCGCGGAAGGCTTCGTGAAGGCGCTTGAGGATCTTCACAAGCAGAACCAGCTGAGCGAGGGGACGTGCGTACCACCGGACAGACTGGACCTAATCGGCTCCAACGCAGCCCCGGTCGGCTTGCCGTCAGATCTGCCAGTGTACACGACTTTGAACGGCTATGGAAATAGCCCACTGGGCACCACAGTGAATTATTCCACGGATACCATTCCATTCCCACCGCCACCTTCTAATCTGATGAGCGTCCATCAACAGGCGGCTGCGGCAGCGCTGTCACGGCTTCAGGCGTTCAAGGACGAGCCGCAGACGGTCCCCGACATGCAGTACTTTGGAGACAGCCCGCCGTTGTCTCCTATTGACATGGACAACCAGGAGCGCATCAAAGCTGAGAGGAAAAAGCTGCGCAACAGAATAGCGGCGTCCAAGTGTCGCAAAAGAAAGCTGGAGAGAATATCGCGTCTTGAAGACAAGGTCAAAAACCTGAAGACTCAGAACACTGAACTGGCCTCCACAGCCAGTGTGCTCAGAGAGCAAGTGGCCCAGTTGAAACAAAAGGTTATGAACCATGTCAGTAATGGATGTCAGCTTATGCCAAAGCAAGTACAAGTTTACTAG
- the LOC111956790 gene encoding ras-related protein Rab-3A-like — MASATATYGQKESSDQNFDYMFKILIIGNSSVGKTSFLFRYADDSFTPAFVSTVGIDFKVKTIYRNDKRIKLQIWDTAGQERYRTITTAYYRGAMGFILMYDITNEDSFNAVQDWSTQIKTYSWDNAQVLLVGNKCDMEDERVVAADRGRQLSDQLGFEYFECSAKDNINVKQTFERLVDIICEKMSESLDNADPAVTGAKQGPQLTEQPERPHQDCAC, encoded by the exons ATGGCCTCAGCAACAGCCACCTATGGACAGAAGGAGTCCTCCGACCAGAACTTCGACTACATGTTCAAGATCCTGATCATTGGCAACAGCAGTGTGGGTAAAACCTCCTTCCTGTTTCGCTACGCTGACGACTCCTTCACGCCGGCTTTCGTCAGCACGGTGGGCATCGACTTCAAGGTGAAGACCATCTACAGGAACGACAAAAGGATAAAGCTGCAGATCTGG GATACTGCCGGACAGGAGCGCTACAGGACCATCACCACGGCCTACTACAGAGGAGCTATGGGCTTCATCCTCATGTATGACATCACCAACGAGGACTCCTTCAACGCCGTGCAGGACTG gtcCACCCAGATCAAGACGTACTCCTGGGACAACGCCCAGGTCCTACTGGTGGGAAACAAGTGTGACATGGAAGACGAGAGGGTGGTGGCAGCAGACAGGGGCCGGCAGCTCTCTGACCAACTAG GCTTTGAGTACTTTGAGTGCAGTGCCAAGGACAACATCAACGTCAAGCAGACGTTTGAGCGGCTGGTGGACATCATCTGTGAGAAGATGTCAGAGAGCTTGGACAACGCCGACCCCGCCGTCACAGGGGCCAAACAGGGGCCCCAGCTCACCGAGCAGCCCGAACGCCCCCACCAGGACTGTGCTTGCTAA